The following DNA comes from Rhodanobacter sp. AS-Z3.
GAATTTCTTTTGGAACCGTGCAACTTTTGCTGAAAATGGCGCTCTAATCTTTCGGATGCACGCAACGGCATCCACGGCGGTTTCACCTCCCTGAGCCGCCACCGGCACGAACCTCTCCCCTGGGTCTTCGTGTCCGCCCTGCCCCGGATGCTTCCCCTGGCATCCGGGGCTTTTTTATCTGTCGTTCGCGCGACCTGTACATTCCGTGCACATCGGCATTCCGATACTCGACGCACTTCAACCAAGGGGAACATCATGCGTACTGGTCTGATCATCGTTGGCATCGTCCTGGTAGCCGCCGGCATCTGGGTCGTCGCTGGCCATGCCTTCTATCAGGACACCGACACCTTGCTGCAGGTAGGTTCGGCCAAGATCACCGCCACCCATGACAAGGGCGTTCCGCAGTGGGTCGGCATTGCCGGCATCGTGGTTGGCGCCTTGCTCGCGCTCGGCGGGCTGATGCAGAAGCGCTGATTGAAGCGTCCAGCCATCGAAAACCGCCGCTTAAGCGGCGGTTTTTCGTTGCGCCCACTACACTAGGCACGATGGATGTCTCGTACCTGATCGACCCGCTCAACGAAGCCCAGCGCGAAGCCGTCTGCGCGCCACCCGGCCACTATCTGGTGCTGGCCGGCGCCGGCTCCGGCAAGACCCGGGTACTGACCCACCGCATCGGCTGGCTGACCCAGGCCGAAGGGGTGCCGCCGTGGGCCATCTTGGCGGTGACCTTCACCAACAAGGCGGCCGGCGAAATGCGCGCGCGACTGGACGCGTTGATCCCCGGCAGTACGCAAGGCCTCACCGTCGGTACCTTCCACGGTATCGCGCATCGTCTGCTGCGCCGACACTGGCGTGATGCCGGGCTGCCCGAAACGTTTCAGATTCTGGATTCCGACGATCAACTGCGGCTGGTGAAACGCGTGGTCGCCGGGCTGGGGCTGGACGATGCGAAGTTTCCGCCACGTCAGGCCTGCTGGCAGATCAACAACTGGAAAGACGAAGGCAAACGCCCGGATGGCATCGAGCATCGCGATCATCCGGTTACCCACACCTTCGTCAACATCTACAAGGCGTACGAGGATGCCTGCCGCCGTGCCGGCCTTGTCGACTTTGGCGAACTGCTGCTGCGCGCGCATGAGTTGTGGCTGAAAAATCCGGCCGTACTGGAGCATTACCAGCAACGCTGGCGCCATCTGCTGGTCGACGAATTCCAGGACACCAACACGCTGCAATATGCGTGGATTCGGGTGCTCGCCGGCGCTACCGGCCAGGTCTTCGCGGTCGGCGATGATGACCAGTCGATCTACGGCTGGCGCGGTGCCAAGGTCGAGAACATGACCCAGTTCCTGCGCGATTTTCCCGGTGCCCGCACGATCAAGCTGGAACAGAACTACCGCTCCACCTCGACCATCCTGAAAGCTGCCAACCAAGTGATCCAACGCAATGGCAGCCGTCTGGGCAAGGAGCTGTGGACCGCTGGCGATGACGGCGAACGCATTGCGCTGTACGCCGCCTACAACGAACAGGACGAGGCGCGCTTCGTGATCGAGCGCATCCGTGAATACATCGACGAACAAGGCTCGGCGAAAGACTGCGCGATCCTGTATCGCTCCAACGCGCAGTCACGCAATTTCGAAGAGCAACTGGTCCAGCGCAAGATCGGCTACCGCGTCTATGGCGGCCAGCGCTTCTTCGAGCGCGCCGAAGTGAAGGACGCGCTAGCCTACCTGCGCCTCACCGCGAACCGCCACGACGACGCCGCGTTCGAGCGGGCCGTGAATACCCCACCGCGCGGCATCGGCGACCGTACGCTGGATATCCTGCGTCGCCGCGCCCGCAGCGAGAACGTCTCGATGTGGGAGGCCGTGCTGGGCGAACTGACCAGCGGCA
Coding sequences within:
- a CDS encoding 3'-5' exonuclease; this translates as MDVSYLIDPLNEAQREAVCAPPGHYLVLAGAGSGKTRVLTHRIGWLTQAEGVPPWAILAVTFTNKAAGEMRARLDALIPGSTQGLTVGTFHGIAHRLLRRHWRDAGLPETFQILDSDDQLRLVKRVVAGLGLDDAKFPPRQACWQINNWKDEGKRPDGIEHRDHPVTHTFVNIYKAYEDACRRAGLVDFGELLLRAHELWLKNPAVLEHYQQRWRHLLVDEFQDTNTLQYAWIRVLAGATGQVFAVGDDDQSIYGWRGAKVENMTQFLRDFPGARTIKLEQNYRSTSTILKAANQVIQRNGSRLGKELWTAGDDGERIALYAAYNEQDEARFVIERIREYIDEQGSAKDCAILYRSNAQSRNFEEQLVQRKIGYRVYGGQRFFERAEVKDALAYLRLTANRHDDAAFERAVNTPPRGIGDRTLDILRRRARSENVSMWEAVLGELTSGNELAGRSKNAVKAFLALIDEMARAFGGAGNGEQGTAEAAFGTTDAVAPVPRSPPPPGSPLVGFPVAQLLTLAEQIEHAITHTGLRDFYEKDSRGNAESRVENLDELINVASRFERSNEDIDAGISELNAFLSNATLEAGESQGEAWDDCVQLMTLHSAKGLEFPVVFLVGMEEGLFPSQRSVDDEGRLEEERRLAYVGITRARERLIVTHAESRRMHGTEMLARPSRFLSEMPAELIDEVRPRVNVTRPMYAGRPRETSSSLEETLPVKLGQRVSHPSFGEGVVVSAEGSGAHTRLQINFEGVGSKWLVAAYANLTAL